The following coding sequences are from one Tolumonas lignilytica window:
- the rodA gene encoding rod shape-determining protein RodA codes for MNEENSKSQLWQKIHIDLPLLFAIIALLSFSMVILYSATGQHMDMLLNKLIHMSIAFTVMLIMAQFSPGFYARWAPPAYLVCILLLLCVMVFGHIGKGAQRWLDLGFIKFQPSEFLKIVMPMTIAAFMDRHPLPPRLAHVAIALTLVLIPTILIAKQPDLGTAILVAVSGVFVIFLAGINWWLIIAAVALLCAFMPVIWFFLMHDYQRQRVLTFLNPENDPLGTGYHIIQSKIAIGSGGLFGKGWLNGTQSQLDFIPERHTDFIFAVIGEEFGLIGFIVLMLLYLLILYRCIHISLQAQNCFDRLLGGALSLTFFFYVFINIGMVSGILPVVGVPLPMVSYGGTAMITLCAGFGILMSIHTHRRLLA; via the coding sequence TTGAACGAAGAAAATAGTAAATCGCAGCTTTGGCAGAAAATTCATATCGATTTGCCACTGTTGTTCGCCATCATAGCACTGCTGTCATTCAGTATGGTGATCCTGTATTCCGCAACGGGTCAACATATGGATATGCTGCTAAATAAGCTAATCCATATGAGCATCGCTTTTACTGTCATGCTGATCATGGCGCAGTTTTCACCTGGGTTCTATGCTCGTTGGGCACCCCCAGCCTATCTCGTCTGTATTTTGTTGCTGCTATGCGTCATGGTATTTGGTCATATCGGTAAAGGTGCACAACGCTGGTTGGATCTGGGTTTCATTAAGTTCCAGCCATCCGAGTTCCTGAAGATTGTTATGCCAATGACCATTGCCGCTTTCATGGATCGGCATCCCTTACCCCCCCGTCTGGCTCATGTGGCAATCGCTCTGACGCTGGTGCTAATACCAACCATACTGATCGCCAAGCAACCTGATTTGGGTACGGCTATTCTGGTGGCGGTTTCTGGGGTTTTTGTTATTTTCCTGGCTGGGATTAACTGGTGGCTGATCATTGCTGCCGTAGCGTTGCTCTGTGCTTTTATGCCCGTCATCTGGTTCTTCCTCATGCACGACTATCAGCGCCAACGGGTGCTGACGTTTCTGAATCCGGAAAATGATCCGCTGGGTACGGGATATCATATTATCCAATCAAAAATAGCCATTGGTTCCGGTGGGTTATTTGGTAAAGGCTGGTTAAACGGCACTCAATCACAACTCGATTTTATTCCCGAGCGTCATACCGATTTTATTTTCGCCGTGATCGGGGAAGAATTTGGCCTGATCGGGTTTATTGTCCTGATGCTGTTATATCTGCTGATCCTATATCGCTGCATTCATATCAGTCTGCAGGCCCAGAACTGTTTCGATCGTTTATTGGGCGGTGCATTATCGCTGACCTTTTTCTTTTATGTGTTTATCAATATCGGCATGGTCAGCGGGATCCTGCCGGTGGTTGGTGTGCCACTGCCCATGGTCAGTTATGGTGGCACCGCGATGATCACGTTGTGTGCCGGTTTCGGTATTTTAATGTCGATCCATACTCACCGTCGGCTTTTGGCTTAA